Within the Blastopirellula marina genome, the region GAGCCAGCGAGATGCCTGTAAATCGGGAACGCTGTTGCCCGATCCAATCTCCCCCCACGTCCTCGGCAAGCTTATCCAGCGGATAAAGAGCCAGGCACGTTCCAGTCATTCGAAAGAAGACCACGCCTTGGTCACCGTTCCACGAGGTAGGCAGCCTCAGTCCGTCTCGATAGAACTCAAGCGATCGCTGCAGGTCTTTTACACCCAGCGTAATCAAGCTGACTCTTGGTTCCATCTGGCTCTCTCGCTTCAATGATTCCATCTACGTAATGACTTGTTTTAACTGGATGGCGTTCTCTTCTACTATTTCCAGGAGTTCCTTTTGGGCCGTCTATCGTAGCGAAATGTCTTGTTCTGCCCACAGCAAACCAATGCATAGTCCTGGCAATTTGACCAGCAAGTCTGTTTTTTTCCAACATCGGCGTAGAATAGGGACACATGGGATACCGAACGTTAATCAACCGAAAGACGCGGAATGACGGATCTTCAGTTTTCGATAGAACGCCCTATCTTTCTGCTTCTATTGGCGATTATCCCTGCGTTGTGGTGGGTATCCTGGAATGGCTTGGCTATGGGTAACCGCTGGCGTTGGTTGTTGGCCAACGGTCTGCGAAGTGTTCTCTGCATTCTCGTCGTTTTGACTTTGGCTGAAGTTGAACTGGTTCGCACGAATGATCGCCTGACAGTAATTTACCTGGTCGATCGTTCGCTCAGCATCCCACCTGAGCGTCTTGAGAATGTGATCGATTACGTCCGCTCGACCGCCAATACGTTTCGC harbors:
- a CDS encoding VOC family protein, with translation MEPRVSLITLGVKDLQRSLEFYRDGLRLPTSWNGDQGVVFFRMTGTCLALYPLDKLAEDVGGDWIGQQRSRFTGISLAHNVREKEDVDRILTQAEAAGAKIEKPAQDTFWGGYAGYFSDLDGYLWEVAYGAFDFNEDGSLKIP